From one Drosophila subpulchrella strain 33 F10 #4 breed RU33 chromosome 3L, RU_Dsub_v1.1 Primary Assembly, whole genome shotgun sequence genomic stretch:
- the LOC119554636 gene encoding uncharacterized protein LOC119554636, with amino-acid sequence MSAKKCEAAPQDPIATPQKATFLRLGHKNHSQWNALGSASFILISGGMSLAWGAGFAVHSVHREQLLLTVHMQIAWYVTAILGALFGAFYTHRLPQQPIYIFASCLVITTGILFLAWPECPGAIIAARYLDGLANGLVFVPALSTVGEIGVNEIRGLLASTVEQLSSNTGILMQLLYTAVWQADWNVVIVADQVHGVLSITYGVIALALSSTLCVESPVHLLMRSNEQRAVVALRHLQRPYMVTSETLLRLDEHKLYVAAYREMCLGTSLRKGFPSVIKLLALRLLGILCLNFIICCALYETASQLVSSFPAWPYVVFGVLRFSGCFFVVLLMDTTGRKKPTLFGTFSTGAFAIAFANLFGRTTHMITALVMLFSLQFFAGVGQCASAVYLTEAFPLGIKPHLVAVVYIMELITRLLLCSFAPSIAGIANYFHVLGGLSMVFFLLGIFCLPETRLVTLVEAQIKFSKWFNKDF; translated from the exons ATGTCGGCCAAGAAGTGTGAGGCGGCGCCCCAGGATCCGATTGCCACGCCTCAAAAGGCCACCTTCCTTCGTTTGGGCCACAAGAACCACTCCCAGTGGAATGCCCTCGGATCGGCCTCCTTCATCCTGATCTCTGGGGGCATGAGTTTGGCCTGGGGAGCCGGATTCGCCGTCCACTCCGTCCATCGGGAGCAACTTCTGCTCACCGTTCACATGCAGATTGCCTGGTATGTCACTGCCATCCTGGGAGCACTTTTTGGGGCATTCTACACCCATCGACTGCCACAGCAACCCATCTAT ATTTTTGCCTCCTGCCTTGTTATAACCACGGGAATACTATTTCTGGCTTGGCCGGAGTGTCCTGGAGCCATTATAGCCGCCCGATATCTGGACGGACTGGCCAATGGTCTGGTTTTTGTGCCCGCCTTGAGTACCGTGGGCGAGATTGGGGTGAACGAGATCCGAGGACTTTTGGCATCCACTGTGGAGCAGCTCAGCTCTAATACTGGCATCCTGATGCAGTTACTCTACACGGCCGTGTGGCAGGCGGACTGGAACGTGGTCATTGTGGCGGATCAGGTGCACGGAGTGCTATCCATAACCTATGGGGTGATAGCCCTGGCCTTGTCATCGACCCTTTGTGTGGAGTCACCTGTGCACCTGCTGATGCGATCCAATGAGCAAAGGGCGGTGGTTGCCCTGAGGCACCTGCAGAGACCCTATATGGTGACCAGTGAAACGCTCCTGAGACTGGATGAACATAAGCTGTATGTGGCTGCCTATCGAGAGATGTGTTTGGGGACGAGTCTAAGGAAAGGATTTCCATCGGTTATTAAGCTCCTGGCCCTCCGTTTGCTGGGCATCCTTTGCCTGAACTTCATCATCTGCTGTGCTCTCTATGAGACCGCCAGTCAGCTGGTGAGCAGCTTCCCCGCCTGGCCCTATGTGGTTTTTGGAGTCCTGCGGTTTAGCGGATGCTTCTTTGTGGTGCTCCTGATGGACACCACGGGTCGCAAGAAACCCACTCTCTTCGGAACCTTCTCCACGGGGGCCTTTGCCATCGCATTTGCCAATTTATTCGGAAGAACAACCCACATGATCACCGCTCTGGTGATGCTCTTCAGTTTGCAATTCTTCGCGGGAGTGGGTCAATGTGCCTCGGCGGTTTACCTCACGGAGGCCTTTCCTCTGGGAATAAAACCACACTTGGTTGCGGTGGTCTACATAATGGAACTGATCACACGACTGCTCCTCTGCAGCTTTGCACCATCGATCGCTGGGATTGCGAACTACTTTCATGTTCTGGGAGGACTTTCCATGGTGTTCTTCCTTCTGGGAATCTTCTGTCTGCCAGAAACTAGACTCGTTACTTTGGTAGAAGCGCAGATTAAATTCTCCAAGTGGTTCAACAAGGACTTCTAA
- the LOC119555421 gene encoding uncharacterized protein LOC119555421, producing the protein MSRMNHNKPKWDESHSARKGNKLKPNTWESGGIGNLTTKYNYLALCLVGVIGTAFDFFIRNKKAKKQILKFCSLLVAIGNLLMVCFQATGGRNRKYMRRSNKHK; encoded by the exons ATGAGTCGAATGAACCACAACAAGCCAAAATGGGACGAAAGCCACAGTGCCAGGAaaggaaacaaattaaagccaAACACATGGGAATCAG GTGGCATAGGAAACCTAACCACAAAATACAATTACTTAGCTTTGTGCCTGGTTGGAGTTATCGGAACTGCGTTTGACTTTTTCATCAGAAACAAGAAAGCCAAGAAGCAAATCCTG AAATTTTGTTCTCTTCTGGTTGCGATTGGAAATCTTTTGATGGTGTGCTTTCAAGCCACTGGCGGTCGAAACCGAAAATATATGCGGAGATCAAATAAACATAAGTGA
- the LOC119553170 gene encoding uncharacterized protein LOC119553170, whose protein sequence is MQNDKFAPPPLAMQNDKYPPPMGFVSAPPQQGYPPQGHPQPGYPQPGYPSYTTPADTYGGPPPPPPQPPRDPPTRVDPPREGCFQRNQKNKPQPNAVGSAGLIFMSGGMNIAWSVGFRGSIYYSATQHNFVAWFIGAIIGAVASCLLANKVAKKYVLQFSSVLVAIGGLVIACTHNNGPGTVAACYLDGIANGLIFAPFMALAGEISVAYKRGVITSTLEQVSFGVGIFLQIIYTSSWSASVYYNDFSAENMKGVLSTICGLLALIMGSLMIIESPVLMLANNDEQGAIDALRRLQKPSVLTEETYDLLAEHKRYLAFNKDMSKSQSISQALSTFARLAFLRVLNAMSISRFVILTLAVSIYGSYGFSSANSWFIGFAMCRWMGTVIPSFCTDCLGRKKTTCFGLLVSCGMSFALGSQYDLYTYLRGVTALLMVFEFFAGMASSATSSYLSEAYPLGVKQHFIALTFITEMFVFLIINVCTFNVLQAYTYFYIMGAMYLVGFILAVVSLPETKLMTLRGAQEQFSRFLNTRF, encoded by the exons ATGCAGAACGACAAATTTGCACCACCACCGTTGGCCATGCAAAACGACAAGTACCCACCGCCAATGGGTTTTGTCTCGGCACCACCACAGCAAGGATATCCACCACAGGGACATCCCCAGCCAGGATACCCGCAGCCAGGATATCCGAGTTATACCACACCTGCAGACACATATGGAGGTCctcctccaccaccaccacaaccacCGAGGGATCCACCCACCCGAGTGGATCCACCACGCGAAGGATGTTTTCAGCGCAACCAGAAGAACAAACCACAACCCAATGCTGTGGGCTCAG CTGGTCTCATCTTCATGTCAGGAGGCATGAACATAGCGTGGTCTGTTGGCTTCCGAGGAAGCATCTATTACTCGGCCACCCAGCACAATTTCGTGGCCTGGTTCATTGGAGCCATTATTGGGGCGGTGGCTAGCTGCTTGCTCGCCAACAAGGTGgccaaaaaatatgttttg CAATTTTCCTCGGTTCTGGTGGCCATCGGTGGATTGGTGATCGCCTGCACCCACAATAATGGCCCTGGAACTGTGGCCGCCTGCTATTTGGATGGCATAGCCAACGGATTGATATTTGCCCCTTTCATGGCCCTCGCTGGAGAGATCTCGGTGGCCTATAAGAGGGGCGTGATCACATCCACTTTGGAGCAAGTAAGCTTTGGCGTCGGCATCTTTCTGCAGATCATATATACCAGTAGCTGGTCGGCTTCCGTATACTACAATGATTTTTCGGCCGAGAATATGAAGGGAGTGCTGAGCACAATCTGTGGCTTATTGGCTCTTATTATGGGCTCACTTATGATCATCGAATCGCCAGTTCTGATGCTGGCCAATAACGATGAGCAGGGAGCCATTGATGCACTTCGTCGACTGCAAAAACCCTCCGTTCTGACCGAAGAAACCTACGATCTGCTGGCGGAGCACAAGCGGTACTTGGCCTTCAATAAGGACATGTCAAAGAGTCAGAGCATTTCCCAGGCCCTTTCCACCTTTGCCCGACTCGCTTTCCTGCGAGTCCTGAATGCAATGAGCATTTCCAGGTTTGTGATCTTAACTTTGGCCGTATCCATCTACGGCTCGTATGGATTTTCGAGTGCCAACTCCTGGTTCATAGGATTCGCCATGTGCCGATGGATGGGAACCGTCATCCCGTCCTTCTGCACGGACTGCTTGGGCCGCAAGAAGACCACTTGTTTTGGCCTCCTTGTGAGCTGTGGAATGTCCTTCGCCCTGGGTTCCCAGTACGATTTGTACACCTACCTGAGAGGAGTGACCGCCTTGCTGATGGTCTTTGAGTTCTTTGCGGGAATGGCCTCCTCGGCCACCTCATCGTATCTCTCGGAGGCATATCCCCTGGGGGTTAAGCAGCACTTCATCGCCCTAACCTTCATTACCGAAATGTTCGTCTTCCTTATCATCAATGTATGCACCTTCAATGTGCTGCAGGCATACACCTACTTCTATATAATGGGTGCGATGTATCTGGTGGGTTTCATTCTTGCAGTCGTTTCCTTGCCGGAAACGAAGCTGATGACCCTGCGAGGTGCCCAGGAACAGTTCAGCAGATTCCTCAACACACGGTTCTAA